The Nostoc sp. 'Lobaria pulmonaria (5183) cyanobiont' genome window below encodes:
- the rppA gene encoding two-component system response regulator RppA has product MKILLVEDDPKQLMPLQMVLSQAGHSVDGVKDGETAQWLLAEKEYDLLILDWMLPRISGVSLCQQYRAAGKTAPVLMITAKDTTPDKVIGLDAGADDYLVKPIDIIEFMARVRALRRRSPLWQGDTLWLADLQLHLDTLILERQGAIVSLSSQEFQLLEYFMRHPKQVLTRNQIEQAVWEWGSEPESNAITVLVRKLRQRLQTLAAADWIETVYGMGYRLNPPKPS; this is encoded by the coding sequence ATGAAAATCTTACTGGTAGAGGATGATCCAAAGCAATTAATGCCATTGCAAATGGTTCTCTCTCAGGCTGGACACAGCGTCGATGGTGTCAAGGATGGTGAAACCGCTCAATGGCTTTTAGCTGAAAAAGAATATGACCTGTTGATTTTGGATTGGATGTTACCTCGAATTAGTGGAGTGAGCTTGTGTCAACAGTATCGGGCGGCAGGAAAAACAGCTCCCGTATTAATGATCACGGCAAAAGACACCACACCCGATAAAGTCATCGGATTAGATGCCGGAGCAGATGATTACCTAGTCAAACCAATTGATATTATAGAGTTCATGGCGCGGGTGCGGGCATTGAGGAGGCGATCGCCCCTCTGGCAAGGAGACACCCTCTGGTTGGCAGACCTGCAACTTCATCTCGATACACTAATTTTGGAGCGACAAGGGGCGATCGTATCCCTTTCCAGCCAAGAATTTCAGTTGCTAGAGTACTTCATGCGTCATCCTAAGCAAGTCTTGACTCGCAACCAAATTGAGCAAGCCGTATGGGAGTGGGGTAGTGAGCCAGAAAGCAATGCAATCACCGTTTTAGTTCGTAAACTTCGCCAACGTTTACAAACATTAGCAGCAGCCGATTGGATTGAAACTGTTTACGGCATGGGCTATCGTCTAAACCCTCCAAAACCATCTTGA